From Chryseobacterium joostei, the proteins below share one genomic window:
- a CDS encoding DUF4254 domain-containing protein translates to MKFTETAWTVFNQCIEDYHVSDDVNTLINNPFEKDSLERILYAKNWIDTVQWHLEDIIRDENIDPAEALQLKRTIDASNQKRTDLVEYIDSWFLTKFENITPKPDAKINTETPAWAVDRLSILALKVYHMSLEANRESASEEHRNNCQAKLDVLLTQKEDLTTSINQLLADIENGNVKMKVYKQMKMYNDESLNPILYQKGQQK, encoded by the coding sequence ATGAAATTCACTGAAACTGCATGGACAGTCTTCAATCAATGTATTGAAGACTATCACGTGTCTGATGATGTTAACACTCTAATTAATAACCCGTTCGAAAAAGATAGTTTGGAACGAATTTTGTATGCAAAGAACTGGATTGATACCGTTCAATGGCATTTGGAAGATATAATTAGAGATGAAAATATCGATCCGGCTGAAGCTCTTCAACTGAAGAGAACAATAGACGCCTCCAATCAGAAAAGAACTGATTTGGTAGAATATATTGACAGTTGGTTCCTTACTAAGTTTGAAAATATAACTCCTAAACCTGACGCAAAGATAAATACAGAAACTCCCGCTTGGGCAGTGGATAGATTATCAATTCTTGCATTAAAGGTTTATCACATGTCATTAGAAGCCAATAGGGAATCTGCTTCTGAAGAACACAGAAATAACTGCCAGGCAAAACTGGACGTACTGCTTACTCAGAAAGAAGACCTAACAACTTCTATAAATCAGTTGCTTGCTGATATTGAAAACGGTAACGTTAAGATGAAAGTATACAAACAAATGAAAATGTATAACGATGAAAGTCTTAACCCAATCCTTTATCAAAAAGGGCAACAAAAATGA
- a CDS encoding twin-arginine translocase TatA/TatE family subunit — protein MNTLTILALSWQHILIVAILLVLLFGGKKIPELMRGVGSGIKEFKDAVKEEDKPGSENKSSSTTNNNSSSN, from the coding sequence ATGAATACACTAACAATACTTGCCTTATCTTGGCAACATATCCTAATCGTAGCGATACTTTTAGTACTACTTTTCGGAGGAAAGAAAATTCCGGAACTAATGAGAGGAGTTGGTTCAGGAATCAAAGAATTTAAAGATGCGGTAAAAGAAGAAGACAAACCAGGTTCTGAAAATAAATCGTCTTCTACAACAAACAACAATTCTTCCAGCAACTAA